The segment ACATGTATCGACTTTTCACCCGAAAACTTTATCGATTTTTCACAACAAGTTGGCTCTGTTGAACAGGTTTATCATTTGTATTATGATACTGTTCTACAATCGATTAAAGCAGACTTAGGTTTATACAAGCCAAAACGAATCGGGCATCCATCACTTATTCATAAATTTCAGCTAGCTCATGGTAAACAAATAAATGACACTATGCGTATTCAGGAAGTCTTAGATGCTATCAAGCAAGCAGGCTATGAGCTGGACTTCAATAGTGCTGGGCTTAGTAAAAAATATTGTCAGGAGTCGTATCCACCATTATCTTTTATGAAGTATTGTCAAGCCATTGAATTGCCATATGTATTTGGTTCAGATGCCCATACTGCCGATGATTTACATCAACATTACCATGTACTATTACCACAATCAATTACGCCCTAGCGTAATTGCGTTCGGATTTTTTTGAGTTCACTCGAAAAGCTCCTCTTAAAAATCCGCCACAATGTTTTCTGTACCGAAAGCGCTAGCGTCAGGTATATCTGCTGAGGCTTTTATCTTGGTTCAGTGAGCGTTTGGACACTCACTGAACCAAGATAAATAATAACTAAATGAGGTGCTTATATGTTTACACAAATTAATTATAATGGGTCCATTGCTGACCAATATGTTACATTATCTAAGCAGCTAGATGCGCTGCTAACAGGTGAAACAGATCGGATTGCAAATTTAAGCAATGCCACTGCCCTGCTAAATCAGTTTTTACCAAATATTAATTGGGTAGGATTTTATCTTTTACAGCAAAACGAGCTCGTTTTAGGACCATTTCAAGGTCTACCTGCCTGCGTAAGAATTCCAGTCGGTCGCGGTGTTTGTGGAACATCTATTGCCAAGCAAGAAACAATTATTGTGAAAGATGTGCATGATTTCCCAGGACATATTGCCTGTGATGCAGCTTCACAATCAGAAATTGTTATACCGTTGATAAAGCATAAAGAGATTATTGGTGTGCTGGATATTGATAGTCCAATCGTCAACCGCTTCTCTAAAGAAGATCAAGAAGGTTTAGAGCTATTTGTCAAAACATTGCTTACACATTTTTAGACTAGCTTTCACCATTAAAAATTGCCCTGAAATGTTGTTTATTGTCATTTCAGGGCGAATCATTTATGGTATTATCACTATTTGATGTAGTTATGTTAGGAATTGGGGTGAAAGGAACCATTGTGAACACAAAAACGATTTTTTCCGCTATTCTTTGCTTCGTACAAAGCCGTATCTGCATGTAAAAAGACAGATTGGAATGCTGGTCGATCCCGCTCATCCCACATAATCAATCCTGCTGAAATGGTTACTTGCGGATTAGTAGCTTTAGGCATGACCTCTACAATGGCTGCTGCCAATTCCAATGCCTCTTTCTCCTGTATATTGGGTACATAGACAGACATCTCTTCCCCACCCCATCGTGCACAAATACCACGATCACCAATTGTTTCTTTTAACTGTATTGCAATTTGCACAAGAATATTGTCACCAACTTGATGACCATACGTATCATTAACACGTTTAAAATTATCAATATCCATCAATAAAAACATGCCTGATTGATCACATTCAAGTGACTTTTCTACAAATTGATCTAAATAACTGCGAGCATAAAGTTTTGTTAAATGGTCTAAATCCACCATTTCCTGAAGCTGTGTTCGTAAAATCGAGTTGGCAATGGCTAATGATGAGTGATGAATAAGCGACTGCATTAATTTAAAGCTATCAAACGAAAAGAAATATGGTTCTTTGTGCAACACAATACTAAAGCCATTTATTTTTTCTTCCATTAAAATAGGAATGGCCATGATTGAACGGTAATTAATTTGCTTAGGGGTTAATCGGCTAAAATCGGCAATAAACAGCGGGTCATTTGTATGCTCAAAATGCTGCTCAACATGCTTGATATAGATTTGACCCTCCTCAGAGCTAAACAATGGTGTACTAGCATTTGCCACTTCAAAGGTATCATTCTTTTTAAACGCAAAACAAACTTCCATTGGTTGAAAAGATTTCAATAATTGTTTTTGTAGGAAAAGTAACATTTCATAAACGTCAAGCCGCATATTTAGACGATGTGATGTTTCATTGATAAGTTGTAAGTCACTAACGAGGCGATGTGATTGATGGTATAACTTTGCATTTTCCAGTGCATTTCCTGATGCTTGTGCAAGCATCCGCACAAAATCCTTTTCAGTTGTGGAAAAAAGGTATGTCGTTGGTGCACTTACTTGCAATATGCCGTAAATTGCTTGCCTGCCCTTAATAGGCGCATTTAATAAACGACAATTCAAATCACTCGCAAGCTCTGTGGTTAGCTCTCCTGATACAAATGCCTCAACTGTAGCAGGTCTTTCTGATAAATAATCAAAAAGCTTAATATCAATAGTTGTATGTCGATCTTGATCATTCGATAGTATAAGCTCTACATTAAACTCTGGAAAATTATCCTTAATATTTTTTAAAACGTTTTCTAAAATTACATCAATATCCATTGTTGAATGAAATAAATCCGTCACGTTATATAGCTTTCTGTATTGATCTTCATTTATCTTTAGTTCTAAATTATCTTTCATTGTTTGAAGAACTTTTGTTAATATTTCTATACATTCTTCGCCATAACTAGAGGCCATAAAGTCTGTCCAAGACTCTGTTGCCTCCACAAGTAATACACCAATAGGGTTTTTACCCTCTACTTGGAAAAGCACCATATCTGTCATCATGGAATAAGCTTGGTTTGTTTTCAATACATAGGGGATTTTTACTATTTTCTGTTGATAAAAATTAGCTTCAATCATTAGCCATGACACAGCATTTAACTTTGTTTCAATTGTTAATGAAGCCATTTCTTCAATAGGTATTAAAGAATTACCTTCAAAACTAAGAAAAGCAGCATTATCAATTTTTAAGCGCTTCTTTAGACACTGTTTAAATGAATAAAAATACCCATTAAAACTAGCTTGTTCTTCATTAGAACTCACCCACAAGCTCAAAACATCAGATTTTATAGATTTTAGCGTTTGTAAATGGTCTGTCATGAAATCACCTTTTCTATATAACGTACAAATCAATTACTATTAACTTATAATATATTATACATAATTTGTGTCATTTTGACTATGTAATTCTCCTTACTTTTATATTTTAACTTCTACAACATAGCATTAACCCTATTGTAATTGTGGAAACATGAACAGTGAGGAATTTCCTACTATAATATAAGTAAAAAAAATATCAATACTAATAATTGACGTACATGTCTCAAACAGTTACAATGGAGGTTGTGTAAAATAAACGCAGCAGTGGTATAAGCTTATAATTGTATTTTATTCCTCTATTTTAACCACAACAATGATTTTCAACAATGGAAAATAGATGGTGTATTGTGTAACCTAACGGCTGCATAGGCGAAAATACATGAAAATAAAATGCGTATAAGAATGGGTACTACTGGTTTTTGTTTTACAACAAAAAAACCAAATTTAAAGGAGGAGACAACAATATGTCTCGTTATACAGGTCCATCTTGGAAATTATCACGTCGTCTTGGTATCTCACTAAGCGGTACAGGTAAAGAAATCGAAAAACGCCCTTACGCACCAGGTCAACACGGTCCAAACCAACGTAAAAAATTATCAGAATACGGTTTACAACTTCAAGAAAAACAAAAACTTCGTCATATGTATGGTATGAACGAACGTCAATTCCGTACACTATTTAACCGCGCTGGTAAAATGAAAGGTGTACACGGCGAAAACTTCATGATTCTTCTTGAAACTCGTCTTGATAACTTAGTTTATCGTTTAGGTTTAGCTCGTACTCGTCGTGGAGCTCGTCAATTAGTAAACCATGGCCATATCTTAGTCGATGGCAAACGCGTTGATATTCCATCATACAGCGTAAAACCAGGTCAAACGATTTCTCTTCGTGAAAAATCTCAAAACCTTGCTGTTGTAGCAGAAGCAATCGAAGTAAACAACTTCGTACCTGACTACGTAACATTTGATGCTGACAAAAAAGAAGGTACATTCACTCGCCTTCCAGAGCGCTCTGAATTATCAGCTGAAATCAACGAAGCATTCATCGTAGAGTTCTACTCTCGTTAATCAAATTCTTCAGCTTCTTAAACCTCACAACCTTGGATTTCCAAGTGTTTGTGAGGTTTTTGTTTTATCCTATATTTATATCCCGCTGATTGAAGGTTTATTTTATTGTTAATAATTTTCACCGCATTATTTTCATTTCCTTCAACTATCAAAATAATAGTCACCATTTTGTTATAAAAATTTCATAAAATATAATACATTTTTGTACTGTAAAATAGCAATCATCACCCTTTATCCACCACCTTAACATTAAAAACCAAATATCAATTATGTACTATTCAGAAGCACCTCAAAATAGAACTGTTTTCTAAAAAATATATTTTACTTTTATAGTAAAACATTTATCAACCAATAAATTCATGTAACTATTTGCTAAAAGAGTTTTTTAATGCGCTAATTTTTTTGTAAAATAATACACTATTTAAATTCTTATTTTTGATAAAAATTTGAGTTGATGCTTACTGAAAAATAGACTACGATAAATTGCGAAAGGTGGTTCACCATCATTCAAGCAATAATAATTTTAAAGGGGTTGGACATATGTCAGACGTTCTAAAGCAATTTGTTATGCCGAAAACAAACTTATTTGGAGCTGGAGCAATTCAAGAAGTTGGTAATCGCTTAAATGATTTAGAAGTAAAAAAGACATTAATCGTAACAGATGAGGGCTTACACAAATTAGGCCTTTCTCAACAAATTGCAAACATCATTACAGCTACTGGAATTGATGTAGCAATTTTCCCGAAAGCCGAGCCAAATCCAACAGATCAAAATGTGGAAGATGGAGTTGCAGTGTACCATGCAGAAAATTGTGATTCCATTGTATCTCTTGGAGGAGGCAGTGCACACGATGCAGCAAAAGCTATCGGACTTATTGCTTCGAATGGTGGACGCATTCATGATTATGAAGGTGTTGATAAATCTCAAAATCCACTTGTACCGTATATTGCGATCAATACAACTGCTGGTACTGCAAGTGAAATGACTCGTTTCACAATTATTACAGATACAGCACGTAAAGTAAAAATGGCGATTGTGGATAAGCATGTAACACCTTTACTATCCATTAATGATCCAGAGCTAATGATTGGTTTACCACCTGCACTTACTGCAGCAACGGGTATTGATGCATTAACACATGCTATTGAATCATTTGTTTCGACAAATGCAACACCGATTACGGATGCATGTGCTGAAAAGGTACTTCAACTGATCCCTGAATATTTACCACGTGCCTATGCGAATGGCACTGATTTAGAGGCTCGTGAGCAAATGGTATATGCGCAATTTTTAGCGGGTATGGCATTTAATAATGCATCGCTTGGCTATGTCCATGCAATTGCTCATCAGCTAGGCGGCTTCTATAATCTACCACATGGTGTATGTAATGCTATTTTACTGCCACATGTTTGCCGCTTTAATGTAACAGCACGTACAGAGCGCTTTGCTCGTATTGCTGAATTATTAGGCGAAAATGTAGAGGGCTTAAGTAAGCGTGAGGCTGCTGAAAAAGCAATTACAGCGATTGAAAAGCTGTCTAAGGATTTAAACATTCCTAGCGGCTTCCGTGAATTAGGTGCAAAAGATGAGGATATTGAAATATTAGCGAAAAATGCGCTATTAGATGTTTGTGCAGAAACAAATCCTCGTAAAGCAACATTAGAAGATATTAAACAAATTATTAAAAATGCAATGGGTCCTGTTGCAAAGAAAGAGCAGTCGCTTGAAGCTGTGGCACTTTCTTAATAGAGTTATGTTCTAGGTGGGGAAATTTTCTCCACCTTTTTCTATGTTATGTAACGATAAGCTCATTGTCTATAGAGCTAACTCCCGTTATACTTTTCTTAAAAAAGGATAGGAGATAGCCTATGCGTTTAATTTCAATTTGTCCTAGTAATACAGAGCTTGTCGCCTATTTAGGGCTAGTCGATCAGCTTGTTGGTGTGGATGATTTTTCTGATTGGCCTATAGCAGTGAAAAATTTACCACAGCTTGGTCCTGATTTATCGATTAATATGGATGCACTTGAAGCATTGCAGCCTGATCTTGTACTTGCCTCTTTGAGTGTACCGGGCATGGAAAAAAATATTCAAGCATTGAAAGAACGAAACATTCCACATATTGTGTTTAACGCAAACTCCTTGGACGAAATCGCGCAAGACCTTCTTACACTTGGTAAGGTTTGCAATATGGAGCAGCGTGCACAAGCTGTTGTGCAGGAATATTTACAAACGATTGACAGCATGCAGCACATTGCACAAACAATTACAGATAAGCCCACGCTTTATTGGGAATGGTGGCCAAACCCTATTTTTACCCCCGGCAACATTAATTGGCTCACAGCAATTAGTGCAATCGCCGGCGGTATCAATCTCTTTCAGGATGTAGAATTGGCCAGTGTCCAAACGGATTGGGCAGATGTGGTACAGCGTAAGCCTGATTATATTATGCTGGCTTGGGTTGGTGTTGCTATTGAACGTATAAAGCCAGCCCATGTCTTAAAGCGTCCAGATGCCAAGGAGTTGCATGCCATCCAAAGGCAACAGCTATATGTCATGGAGGAATGGCTTTATTGTCGCCCTTCTCCCCGCCTTATTGAAGGGGCCATTAAGCTTGCAAAACTATTACATCCCAAGGCATATAAGCATATAGAATATCCAAGCTTCTTATAAAAAACAACATCCCACAATATACATGCGGGATGTTGTTTTTCGTATTGTATTTAGCCAAATTTCACCATATGGTATTTTTTCTTACCACGACGAATAATGCTAAATGCATCTTCTAAGCGATCTTTGCCATCTACTACGTATTGTAAATCTGTTACCTTTTCACCGTTTACACTAATTGCACCATTTGATACATCCTCACGTGCTTGGCGTTTTGATGATGAAATACCCGCTTCTACAAGAAGGTCCACAATGTTTTTATCCTCTTTTGCCATTTCAATAGAAGGAACATCTTTAAAGGCATCCTTCATTTCTTCCGCTGAAAGAGCTTTTAGGTCGCCTGAGAATAAGGCAGCTGTAATACGAATTGCCTGCTCTAATGCTTCTTGTCCGTGAATTAAACGTGTCATTTCCTCAGCAAGTGCCTTTTGTGCCTTCCGTAAATGCGGCTCCTCCTCTACAGAAACAGCTAATGCTTCAATTTCCTCACGAGAAAGGAATGTAAAGATTTTTAAGTATTTTACAACATCCGCATCCGCAGCATTGATCCAGAATTGGTAGAACTCGTATGGTGATGTTTTCGTGCCATCTAACCATACTGCACCACCTGCCGTTTTACCAAATTTTGTACCATCAGCTTTTGTCACTAAAGGAATTGTAATCCCAAAGGCTTTTGTTTCTTCCTCATGTGTTTTGCGAATAACCTCTAAGCCTGTTGTAATATTACCCCATTGATCAGAGCCACCTACTTGAATACGGCAATTGTAGTGATTGTATAAATGATTGTAATCAATACCTTGAATTAATGTATACGCAAACTCTGTAAACGAAATACCAGTATCAAGACGTGAAGCAATTGTATCCTTTGCGAGCATGTAATTCACATTAATTAATTTCCCGTAATCACGTAAAAACTCAATTGTGTTCATATTGCCAATCCAGTCACGATTATTGACAAGCTGTGCACCATTACCGTCTTCTGCAAAATCAAAAATACGCTCTAATTGACTACGGATACCTTGAACATTTTTATCAATTTGCTCTACCGTTTGTAATTGACGCTCTTCAGAACGACCAGATGGATCACCAATCATTCCTGTTGCACCACCAACAAGTAAAATTGGACGATGGCCTGCTTTTTGGAAGCGACGTAATGTTAACAGAGGAACAATATGTCCAATATGCATAGAATCTGCCGTTGGGTCTACGCCACAGTATAGAGAAACGGATTGCTCCTCTAATAATTTAGCCATACCTTCCGCATCTGTTTGTTGGTAAAGCAAGCCACGCCACTCTAAATCTTGTAATAATTCGTTTGTCATCTTGATTCCTCCTAAAATGGTTGAACTTTATCACGTGTAGGGGCTTGAATTGCAAATAAGATAAAAAAAGTCCCTACACGCAAACAATTGCATGCAGGGACGTTAAATCGACAATTAACGCGGTACCACCCAGCTTGAAGATGTGTCTACCATCTTCCACTTCATTCAACCGCCTTTATCGCAGGCGCGCACGTCTAAGCTCCAAGCACGTAATTCGTTTCTACACTATGACCAGTTTTCACCAACCACTGGCTCTCTAAACAGGGAGTATAGATACTACTGCAAGCTCTTCCTCACTAGAAAACTATACACATTATTCTATACGAATCTTTTTCAAAGTCAATAACTATGTTCCTACTAAAACAATATGTGCTATAATAAACAAGATTTTAGGAGGTCGATACATTGAAAGATAAGATTCAACAAATCAATGCAAAGATCGATGAATTACTAGAACGAACATGGATGAAGAGATTACGCATTTCAGGTAGTGTTACCTGGAACTTATTTTTACTATTTTTAGTCTTCGCATTGGTTGGTACTGTATTTGTCGGTTCAGTTGGTGCTGGTTATTTTGCTTCTCTTGTGAAAGATGAGCCATTACGCTCAAAAGAAGAGTTGCGAAATCAAATTTTTAGCTATGAGGAAACCAGTGAGATTTATTTTGCTAATGATATTTATATTGGGAAACTACGTACAGATTTAGATCGTCGTGAAACTTCACTTAGCAATGTTGCACCAGATGTTATCAATGCTGTTCTTGCAACAGAGGA is part of the Lysinibacillus sp. FSL K6-0232 genome and harbors:
- the rpsD gene encoding 30S ribosomal protein S4, encoding MSRYTGPSWKLSRRLGISLSGTGKEIEKRPYAPGQHGPNQRKKLSEYGLQLQEKQKLRHMYGMNERQFRTLFNRAGKMKGVHGENFMILLETRLDNLVYRLGLARTRRGARQLVNHGHILVDGKRVDIPSYSVKPGQTISLREKSQNLAVVAEAIEVNNFVPDYVTFDADKKEGTFTRLPERSELSAEINEAFIVEFYSR
- the tyrS gene encoding tyrosine--tRNA ligase, which gives rise to MTNELLQDLEWRGLLYQQTDAEGMAKLLEEQSVSLYCGVDPTADSMHIGHIVPLLTLRRFQKAGHRPILLVGGATGMIGDPSGRSEERQLQTVEQIDKNVQGIRSQLERIFDFAEDGNGAQLVNNRDWIGNMNTIEFLRDYGKLINVNYMLAKDTIASRLDTGISFTEFAYTLIQGIDYNHLYNHYNCRIQVGGSDQWGNITTGLEVIRKTHEEETKAFGITIPLVTKADGTKFGKTAGGAVWLDGTKTSPYEFYQFWINAADADVVKYLKIFTFLSREEIEALAVSVEEEPHLRKAQKALAEEMTRLIHGQEALEQAIRITAALFSGDLKALSAEEMKDAFKDVPSIEMAKEDKNIVDLLVEAGISSSKRQAREDVSNGAISVNGEKVTDLQYVVDGKDRLEDAFSIIRRGKKKYHMVKFG
- a CDS encoding iron-containing alcohol dehydrogenase; the protein is MSDVLKQFVMPKTNLFGAGAIQEVGNRLNDLEVKKTLIVTDEGLHKLGLSQQIANIITATGIDVAIFPKAEPNPTDQNVEDGVAVYHAENCDSIVSLGGGSAHDAAKAIGLIASNGGRIHDYEGVDKSQNPLVPYIAINTTAGTASEMTRFTIITDTARKVKMAIVDKHVTPLLSINDPELMIGLPPALTAATGIDALTHAIESFVSTNATPITDACAEKVLQLIPEYLPRAYANGTDLEAREQMVYAQFLAGMAFNNASLGYVHAIAHQLGGFYNLPHGVCNAILLPHVCRFNVTARTERFARIAELLGENVEGLSKREAAEKAITAIEKLSKDLNIPSGFRELGAKDEDIEILAKNALLDVCAETNPRKATLEDIKQIIKNAMGPVAKKEQSLEAVALS
- a CDS encoding cobalamin-binding protein; translated protein: MRLISICPSNTELVAYLGLVDQLVGVDDFSDWPIAVKNLPQLGPDLSINMDALEALQPDLVLASLSVPGMEKNIQALKERNIPHIVFNANSLDEIAQDLLTLGKVCNMEQRAQAVVQEYLQTIDSMQHIAQTITDKPTLYWEWWPNPIFTPGNINWLTAISAIAGGINLFQDVELASVQTDWADVVQRKPDYIMLAWVGVAIERIKPAHVLKRPDAKELHAIQRQQLYVMEEWLYCRPSPRLIEGAIKLAKLLHPKAYKHIEYPSFL
- a CDS encoding GAF domain-containing protein; protein product: MFTQINYNGSIADQYVTLSKQLDALLTGETDRIANLSNATALLNQFLPNINWVGFYLLQQNELVLGPFQGLPACVRIPVGRGVCGTSIAKQETIIVKDVHDFPGHIACDAASQSEIVIPLIKHKEIIGVLDIDSPIVNRFSKEDQEGLELFVKTLLTHF
- the hisJ gene encoding histidinol-phosphatase HisJ, encoding MKRDGHIHSPHCPHGSSDSFVQYIEKAISSQFTDITFTEHAPLPKNFVDPTPQQDSGMHLDQLLPYFEELQCLKKQYAQDIRIRIGLEVDYIIGFEQETRQFLDTYGHFLDDAILSVHFLQWQDTYTCIDFSPENFIDFSQQVGSVEQVYHLYYDTVLQSIKADLGLYKPKRIGHPSLIHKFQLAHGKQINDTMRIQEVLDAIKQAGYELDFNSAGLSKKYCQESYPPLSFMKYCQAIELPYVFGSDAHTADDLHQHYHVLLPQSITP
- a CDS encoding sensor domain-containing diguanylate cyclase, translated to MSSNEEQASFNGYFYSFKQCLKKRLKIDNAAFLSFEGNSLIPIEEMASLTIETKLNAVSWLMIEANFYQQKIVKIPYVLKTNQAYSMMTDMVLFQVEGKNPIGVLLVEATESWTDFMASSYGEECIEILTKVLQTMKDNLELKINEDQYRKLYNVTDLFHSTMDIDVILENVLKNIKDNFPEFNVELILSNDQDRHTTIDIKLFDYLSERPATVEAFVSGELTTELASDLNCRLLNAPIKGRQAIYGILQVSAPTTYLFSTTEKDFVRMLAQASGNALENAKLYHQSHRLVSDLQLINETSHRLNMRLDVYEMLLFLQKQLLKSFQPMEVCFAFKKNDTFEVANASTPLFSSEEGQIYIKHVEQHFEHTNDPLFIADFSRLTPKQINYRSIMAIPILMEEKINGFSIVLHKEPYFFSFDSFKLMQSLIHHSSLAIANSILRTQLQEMVDLDHLTKLYARSYLDQFVEKSLECDQSGMFLLMDIDNFKRVNDTYGHQVGDNILVQIAIQLKETIGDRGICARWGGEEMSVYVPNIQEKEALELAAAIVEVMPKATNPQVTISAGLIMWDERDRPAFQSVFLHADTALYEAKNSGKNRFCVHNGSFHPNS